The Scheffersomyces stipitis CBS 6054 chromosome 5, complete sequence genome contains the following window.
GTCGCAGCCATAACATCCACTTGTAATGTGGAGCTTATCTGTATGTACCGGTTTATTAGTCACATCCAAAAGTGAGTGCGAAGAGCCTGGAGAGAATGTAGAGCAAATGTTCCTACATTCGTTAAGAAACACAAAAAGTGACTTCGAGAGGTCAATATCAGTAGGATGGAATTGTTATCTGATGGACCTGAAGGTGTCTTTTTTTGCTAACTTGTTTGTGGTTAATTGCCAGGTCAACGGACTCTTATCCAGACCGGGGTTAGGTGCGGTCGGAACTTGGTTGCATTAGATTCAGGAGATCGGACGATAATAGTAGGGCTCAGGTAACAAAGGCACAGTCAAGTGACGACTTTGAGCACACTTTAACTCTGGTAAAAGAGTCAAAAGTGGAAAAAATGATGACATAATCCCTATAATAGCAATTCTGTAGACAGTTTTCCTGATGACTTTATAACAATCTCCAAGTTCATTGCCAAAGAGTCCATAATCAGAATATATCAATCCCAGACGCCCCGACGACTTCCGCCGTGTGCACGTGACACATTGCTCCTCCGGGCCAGACTGTTCCCCCCGGATGTCGCACTGAGGAGAAACCCATTCAACACTCATTTGGATtattcattttcaacaCCTACATACTCTGAGATTTGCGTCCTACtgtctctttcttctagGACAATTCTGGACAGAATCTGCGTGTCCACGTCCTTATATAAACCTCAATTTCCAACTCCGTAGTGCTGGGTCCGGCACATGCGAGCCACATCAACATCTCTCACTATCGCAGTCTTTTCAGACTCCCCAATTCCATCCCCAACTTTCCACACCCAGAATGTCGTCACAGTCCTCTCAGTATAACCAGTCCAGTTCACAGTCGTCGCAGTCGGCgtacaacaacttcaacagaCACAACTCCATTGGCGGCAACTGGCATCTTCCTCCACCGCCGCATGGCTATAACAGCATGAAcatgaacaacttcaacaacccCATCAATAGTAACAGTCCCTCTTCTTCACACCACGAGCTGGTCCACCAGGAAGaccaaaaccaacaaagaaaacaacaaactcaacaaaatcaactttCAAATCAGCACATGTCTGGGTTTCGTAATCCGTGGTACTCACCTTCGCAACCGTCATCTGGGGCGGGATTGGTGCTTTCACAGCTGCCTACCAAGCCGTCGTTATCTGGTGCCGTGTCTGCAATTCCATTgcttcaacagcagcaaaaTAAGAGAGCTCTGTTTGCTAACCAATTACCGACCACATACGAATATGACGACCAGAGACGTCAACTGAACGCTATACCCTTCATTGATCCGCCAACCAGGGCTGACAACCCCTTCAACCAATACTTCACCAACCAGGAAGTCGTGCTCGGAGCTGACCGTAGAATGCTGGCTGCTGTAGATGGAACATACTATGGCTACGGATCGTATAACGGAACCAATGGATCTAattccaactccaacatAATCCCAAATGTAGCTACGGCTAATATAAATGCGACGGCGACGATGGGAAGTGGTGCGGCAGTCAACTCTGGCCAGTATCAGTCTCAGtatcttcaaaagaatCCTACCATGCCTGGAGCTATGGGTATGATGAATAACAGACGTCTGCTGGTTGCTGGAATCGGTTCTGGCTACAAGCATCCACCGGGACCAGAACGGGGAGCATCGTACTACTTACCCCAAGCTCGTGTAGGGCGGTCGCCTCTGATAGTACAGtatcaacaataccaacagTCTCTTCCAACACAGAGACTTAGACGTAGACCAGCTCCTAAAGCCTTCAAGGTGTATAACAAGTTCGATCTCAATCCCAAGATTCACCACCAGCCCAAGTACAGACGGTGTTCAGTCAACTCGATTCACATTTCTCCAGTGAATGCTCTTTCTGTCTATTTGACAGAATCGTATAGTATCTGTCAGCCACGTAAGTTCCAGTACTCGAAGTCGACAAACCCTAAACGTGTTCTCACAAAGCCGCTGGACcccaagttcaacaacggctttgataatgaagataGCGACTACATCTTGTATGTGAACGACATCTTGGGAACTGAGGAAGGGCGGAAGTACATGGTCCTAGATCTTCTAGGTTCTGGAACGTttggtcaagttgttaAGTGTCAAAACTTGGCCAACCAGTCGGTTTGTGCCGTAAAGGTGATCAAGTCCAAGCCAGCCTATATGAACCAATCGTTGACAGAAGTACGACTTTTAGAGTATCTTAATGCCAACAGTGATGGTAAGAACTTTATACGGTTGCTTGATACGTTTATGCACAAAGAACATTTGTGTTTGGTGTTTGAGTTGTTGGCCTCTAATTTGTATGAGCTCATTAAGCAGAATCAGTTTCAGGGACTCAACATGAAACTCGTAAAGTTGCTCACAAGACAGCTACTTGAAGCTATGGCCCAGTTGAGGGGTTTCCAAATGATTCATTGTGATCTAAAGCCAGAAAATATCTTGCTATGTCAGCCTGACAAGCCAGATATCAAGGTTATCGACTTTGGATCAGCCTGTTTCGCCCGTCAGACCATCTACACATACATACAGTCACGATTCTATCGATCCCCAGAGGTCATCTTGGGTTTGCCCTATACCGAGTCTATCGACATGTGGTCTCTAGGATGTATTGTAGGAGAACTCTTCTTGGGTTTGCCTATGTTTCCAGGTACTTCTGAGTATAATCAGATATGGAAGATCGTGGATATGTTAGGTATACCTCCCAGACACATGTTGGAAGTGGGTCGTAACTCgatgaacttcttcaagaaaatcCCCGCTGGACCTGGCGAGACTCGGTCAACGTATCTGGTAAAAACTTACGACGAATACTTGCATTTTCTAGAGACCAGCAAGTCTAAAGAAGACCACCCCAAGAAAGAACAGCCTAATAAGAACTACTTCAAGCACCGTATCTTGAAGGATATCATCTTGAACTACAAGTTACCGTCTAAGAAGATGACTAATTCAATGATTGAGAAGGAATGCCTGGAACGGCTTCTCTTGATCGACTTCTTGTCCAAGGTTCTCAACTTAAATCCTCTTGAGAGGCTCACACCACAGGAGGCATTGAAGCATCCATTTGTAGTTGATGTTCGCACGGTTGACTCTACCAGCTCGCTGACTCTGAGCGGAAGCAGTGACCGAAGAGCTGATCTCATCAAAGACGATAACAAGGTGTGAAAATAGTAAACAGTATAGGTAGTTCTCACAGTAACGAACGATTAGCAAGAACAGAGTAGATAGGCTAGTACATGTCATGATCTCGCAGACTAATGTAGTCAGTTAGATATATCAGGTAAATGTATGTACAAATGCAATTTACTTACCGTATGTACAGATAATTCAAGTATAAATTTGGGATACGTTTTAGTGTGTAGAGAGGGCTATAAGTAGATTGAATATTTTATATAACGAAGGTAAATACTTTAAAGAAAAGTGCAATATAAGTCAAAGTTGCATAATGCAGATATAATAATGTAGTATTTGGTTGTAATTTAGCCATAATTGAATAAAATTAATTGAATAAAATATATAGTATAATTtgaaaatgtgaaaatcATTAGGCATAAGTAGAATATTTCTCGCTAGCGACATCCTATCACTATAGCTGCAAAATTAGTCGTGTCGTCCATAAACCGTTTTGTGTGAGGTCCCGTAAATGTGAACCAACAATTGAATTAACATCCGGAGCAACGGGAAGGGATGGCTTGTTCTGTTGTATCATAAGAGTCACGGTCCATAGACGTCACCATCAAGGTATCTCGTACACTCACTATAATATTTTGAATCCGCAAGCTGTTTTGTCTGCTTTTTCATTGAACAAATTCACTTTTGAAGCATCAAGAGGTTTATATGAGAATAGTTTAAGAGCATCTACATCATTGACTTTATTGAATATCTCAAATTGTGAAATAGTGACGGTCTGAAAGGTAGTCGTAATCTTCAGAGTCTGAACAAGAATTTCCACAGTAATCTAAGCTGAGGATTCAAAGCATCatctttctcaacttcaCACGCatattgtagaatttcaCCTGAACTACAAACATCATTACTAGTCATTCACGTCTATATATCCATTAGAATCAGTACAATCTGATAACCACAACTGCAGCTAAAACTCGTCAGTAGCAATTTAGTTATACTGCAACTTCTATTACATCCTAATCTTTACATTCATATTCATAATCAGAATGGAAATACAGTCGCCTTCAAAGGATACACCAATTCTTTACGAAATGAGTAATAAAGATACTTCTATATTGAAGGGCAATGTTGATCACGAAGAAGCCGACTCGAACCCAAAGCTTCGTAAAATCGGCAGACCCCCTGCTCTCAGAATCATACCTCCTTTGAACTTCTGTCCTGTGGAAAGGCAGCTCTATCGTTCGGGCCAACCTTCGGCTATAAACCAGTCCTTTTTGGAACAGTTGAATCTCAAGACAATTCTCTGGCTTGCAAGCGAAGAGCCCCAGGACGACTTTCTTGAGTTCTCTAACGACCACAACATAAACATCGAGTTCGTGGGGATAATAAATGAGTTTAGCAATTATCAAAACTACAACACAAACCAAACCTTGACAGTGAATCCATGGGACGCATTGAATGAACAGACTATCAAACGCGCCTTGGAGCTCATAGTTAACCGCGAGAACTACCCATTGTTGGTATGCTGTGGTATGGGACGACACAGAACGGGGACAGTGATAGGCTGCCTCAGACGATTACAGGGGTGGAATCTAGCTAGTGTGTCTGAAGAGTATAGGCGATTCACCGGTGCCAGAGGCGGTCGTATCTTGGTAGAGTTGCTTATTGAGAGTTTTGACATTGGCTCGGTGGAGATAGATCCGTCGAAGGTGCCAGACTGGTTGACATAGCAATAAGCAAGTGACATCAACATATAGAAAGACAGGGTAGACAATAGAGGTAAAATCTTTGAATTATCGATGTAGATATCACAGAGACAACACAGTGTATCTGTTACAACTACAGACATCGGATGTTTAGTGGAGAATTAGCCATGTACTTCTATTGGTTACAAATACTCTTAACTATACACTACTGTTAATGCTTCTGTTAAATGTGCTAACTATGTGCCACCTTTGTACATGTGTCAATTAGCAACTATTGAATGTTTTAAGTAACTTTCACTAACTCAATCTATTCTAATAGGAGTTACAAGTGAGAATATAGACAGTTATAATTTATAGCTTTACTTCCGACTTGTTACCCTTCCTTGTTCTCTGGCAATGACCGATCTGGGGAAATCTTATCTTACTAGTATATGTCACGTGATTCACCATCCCCTAATCCCCACACCAGCGCCAGCAAGCAACCACTTTTCTCAAGATTTGGAGCCTTCTGGAATAAGCTTGCTCCTCCAGTGTGAAGACTCGTCCTGTCCCTCCCCCGCCATTGCCAATCCAGTTATTCCAGAACCCTCAAAATTGTGATCTTCTCCGTTGTCTCTCCGTAGTAACTCCATATAAATCTAGTCATTTCTTACAAACAGGAATAAGAAAAAAAGTGCCTGGGATTGTAAGGGCCAAAAAAAAAGCCAATCAAgacacttcttcttctcttcacATCGCCCCAGTCTTTTCCAGCATAACGACATTGACCCTGTCATTGCCATCACATTGCTACTGTTAGTCATACAAATCTTGTTGTCTTGCGACGCGGTTTTCCTCTCCTGAATCGCCAGTCTCAAGCTTTCTCAGTCTTTTGTTTGCCATCCtctccatagttaagaaatTTAGTGAGGAATATAATTCAGGAATTAGAAAACAACCACACTCACAAAAAGCCTCCCCCTTCTCGATTCCATAGTTGTTGTTTGCCACTTCATCACATCCTCTATCTTTGTACCGTATATCAAACACTGCCTTTCCACCCACAATGGCCGGAAGTTGTATCGCCACCGTGAAGATCATCggtgtttcttctttgggATTGCTAGCCGGATCCTTGACCTACCAGTCGCTTGATGCTATCCCCTTGCTTCTCAACGGCTTGTCCAAGTCACTCTATTCCTCGGCTTCATCCTCCAAAGTTCACAACTATGTTGCGGCTGTCAAATCTTTAGTCGCCAATGCCCGGATCTCGTCTACTGTCCTCAGTTCTGTGGCCTCGATTCTCTTTGCCTTGTCCTTCCACTACTCACCACCTAGTGGCCAGCATCCATACCTCATCTACGCGGCTATTGGCGGCCCCTTGACCGTAGCCGGCCTCGTGTATCAAGCCTATGCAGCAGAATCGAAGTTGCTTGCTGCTGACGATTCAAAATTAGTcacttctttcaattcgacttcttcaagcaaCTCTGCAGCAGAAAAAATCGTAgctaaagaagaagacgaagaggacAACTTGGGCAAGTCGTATATCCATGTGTCTGACGAGTCATCAACCTCGTCAACTTCGTCTACTCCTGCGACTTCGGCTCCAAACTCGCCCAACGTAGCTGTTCATCGCGATGAACAACCTGTAGAAGATGTAGAGGCGTTGTCTGTCGAAGAGGAAGTAGAGTCGGCATTGGCCAAAAAGgacttcatcaacaacttagAAAAAGTCAGATCCTCCTACGTCATAGGTTCCGCCATTTCTAGCGTCAGCTTTTTTATTGCTGTCGTGGGCTTGATTGGTGACTATTACTTGTTGTAATGTTGCAGCAAGAAAACCTAGTAGCTATTACTGCTTCGGCTGGTTGCTGTTGGTAGCTACGTCTGGCCATTGCTTGTACCCCTTGCAAGGTATTGCCAGCAGCTATTGCTAGAGTTACTAGCTTCTTCTGCTATCACTTCTAAGTATCTATAGTTTGAATGTGCTCAAACCCATTGCCCACTCAGAATGTCTCGCCAGAGACATGATATTGCAATATTTATTAATAGTAAGGATTTAGGATAATTTGGTGAGCAGTCTGTTTCTTTTGGTGGTTTTTGTTTTATGATGTCTACTTTGAAATGATtatttttgtcttttttgaCCCGTCAGATGGAGGCTTGGTATTAACATCTGCGGGCTGTCTGATATATGGCTGAGGATGTAACAAGTCAGAGCTGCTATAAGTTATCTTAAGATACAATGGATGGCACGATCGGAATGTGTTATGGTCAGTGCAATTCAAGGTTGCTTGACTAatacaacttcttttgcttTGTTCCGATTACTGCGTatacatcttcttctactgtgTATAACTTATGAATCCTTGGCTTCTCTACTGTGTTATGAATATATATCGTTGAAATCTCTATACGTGAATCTTTTGCACCCGCTTTTCTGCGGCGTGGAATGCACAGGAACATGAAACGGGATCTGAAGATAATGTAGATGCATGGAATTAGTAGTCAGTTTTGGGTAATAAAAAAAGACTTCGAAAGTACACCAgaattttggaattttcTGAGATCTTCTACAAGTCCTTTGCATTTTCCTGTTGTAAGTCCATTTTTACGAAATGGTATAGCAGAAATTGGACTCTATGTGTCAACCTATTTAGTCTTTGTGTCATATATTGCGTAGGCAATTTGCAATCAGCCCGTTTGATTCTCAGACGACCTGGTCATTTTCGCCTATACACGACTTGCTGGATTTCAAAACATCACAACATCATTCAAAACATCCAACCATCCCTTATCCCTAAGCACATTTGTCCTGTACTAACTTTGTACGCCAGAACCAGTTGCAACCAGGAATTTGCAAAATTGCTGTGCTCATCAACGCTGTTTACTGTTTGTGTTATTGCCGTGAAACCGCCACTGTGCAGCGTCTTCAAATTCACCGTTGCTAGTGTATAGTTTTGTGTTTGTGATTGTTTATAAAGTTGATTACAGTTAGATCTCAATATTGGAGTATCGCGTTGTAGCACTTTTAGGAATTACGttctttcaacaaaaagaactACATTTGTCTGCTGTCAACAACGTGGGTAACA
Protein-coding sequences here:
- the YAK2 gene encoding serine-threonine protein kinase, PKA suppressor (go_function protein kinase activity; ATP binding~go_process protein amino acid phosphorylation), producing AYNNFNRHNSIGGNWHLPPPPHGYNSMNMNNFNNPINSNNQNQQRKQQTQQNQLSNQHMSGFRNPWYSPSQPSSGAGLVLSQSPTKPSLSGAVSAIPLLQQQQNKRASFANQLPTTYEYDDQRRQSNAIPFIDPPTRADNPFNQYFTNQEVVLGADRRMSAAVDGTYYGYGSYNGTNGSNSNSNIIPNYQSQYLQKNPTMPGAMGMMNNRRSSVAGIGSGYKHPPGPERGASYYLPQARVGRSPSIVQYQQYQQSLPTQRLRRRPAPKAFKVYNKFDLNPKIHHQPKYRRCSVNSIHISPVNALSVYLTESYSICQPRKFQYSKSTNPKRVLTKPSDPKFNNGFDNEDSDYILYVNDILGTEEGRKYMVLDLLGSGTFGQVVKCQNLANQSVCAVKVIKSKPAYMNQSLTEVRLLEYLNANSDGKNFIRLLDTFMHKEHLCLVFELLASNLYELIKQNQFQGLNMKLVKLLTRQLLEAMAQLRGFQMIHCDLKPENILLCQPDKPDIKVIDFGSACFARQTIYTYIQSRFYRSPEVILGLPYTESIDMWSLGCIVGELFLGLPMFPGTSEYNQIWKIVDMLGIPPRHMLEVGRNSMNFFKKIPAGPGETRSTYSVKTYDEYLHFLETSKSKEDHPKKEQPNKNYFKHRILKDIILNYKLPSKKMTNSMIEKECSERLLLIDFLSKVLNLNPLERLTPQEALKHPFVVDVRTVDSTSSSTSSGSSDR
- the OCA1 gene encoding protein tyrosine/serine phosphatase, which codes for MSNKDTSILKGNVDHEEADSNPKLRKIGRPPALRIIPPLNFCPVERQLYRSGQPSAINQSFLEQLNLKTILWLASEEPQDDFLEFSNDHNINIEFVGIINEFSNYQNYNTNQTLTVNPWDALNEQTIKRALELIVNRENYPLLVCCGMGRHRTGTVIGCLRRLQGWNLASVSEEYRRFTGARGGRILVELLIESFDIGSVEIDPSKVPDWLT
- the CDH2 gene encoding Chromodomain-helicase DNA-binding protein, encoding MAGSCIATVKIIGVSSLGLLAGSLTYQSLDAIPLLLNGLSKSLYSSASSSKVHNYVAAVKSLVANARISSTVLSSVASILFALSFHYSPPSGQHPYLIYAAIGGPLTVAGLVYQAYAAESKLLAADDSKLVTSFNSTSSSNSAAEKIVAKEEDEEDNLGKSYIHVSDESSTSSTSSTPATSAPNSPNVAVHRDEQPVEDVEALSVEEEVESALAKKDFINNLEKVRSSYVIGSAISSVSFFIAVVGLIGDYYLL